A window of Periplaneta americana isolate PAMFEO1 chromosome 7, P.americana_PAMFEO1_priV1, whole genome shotgun sequence contains these coding sequences:
- the LOC138703193 gene encoding mid1-interacting protein 1, giving the protein MLTSDITTVYSENKQISSSMENNRNCLRRIARHDETEFSNQSIMNAMEKFVKAVNDMDETILVPCRLMDLKVGDDGDTVVEIPTSGSGSNGKRSKSNLRDMASTDLYNLYTMVNSVKNELLWGQNITPENDDESQKASSVSSVTSISSSTVKGHVRRPSTVSMTSTNSAASISDSESDSGNENDSGIEAEENNRQESNHSLQVAENFRRHLHGLHHSLRQMTDAAVYLTTRYQNDVGGAV; this is encoded by the exons ATGCTAACGAGTGATATTACAACTGTGTAtagtgaaaataaacaaatttcttcaAGCATGGAAAACAACAG GAACTGCCTCAGGAGAATTGCCCGTCACGACGAAACAGAGTTCTCAAATCAAAGTATAATGAACGCCATGGAGAAATTTGTGAAAGCTGTCAACGATATGGACGAGACTATACTAGTTCCATGCAGACTCATGGACCTAAAGGTGGGAGATGATGGAGACACTGTTGTGGAAATACCAACTTCAGGAAGTGGCAGTAACGGAAAACGAAGCAAGTCCAACCTAAGAGACATGGCATCCACTGATCTATACAATCTCTACACAATGGTCAACTCTGTTAAGAACGAACTTTTGTGGGGACAAAATATTACACCAGAAAATGACGACGAAAGCCAAAAGGCTTCAAGTGTTAGTTCCGTAACTTCAATTTCATCCTCAACTGTGAAGGGTCATGTTAGGCGCCCTTCAACAGTTTCTATGACTTCGACCAACTCCGCAGCTTCCATTTCTGATTCTGAATCTGATAGTGGTAATGAGAATGATTCTGGAATAGAAGCTGAGGAGAATAATAGGCAAGAATCTAACCACTCACTTCAGGTAGCCGAAAATTTCCGTAGGCATCTCCATGGTCTTCATCATTCCCTCAGGCAAATGACAGACGCTGCTGTGTACCTGACGACACGTTATCAAAATGATGTTGGTGGGGCTGTGTGA